From a single Anaerolineales bacterium genomic region:
- a CDS encoding SH3 domain-containing protein, with protein sequence MDTIDFVRRQILFLIPLLLVLTGCDVNAVSDPISTATPEFVTATLPPTAIPQPTSTPVPPSPAPTVPPIEGTTTTQVNVREETSTTSENLGVIPQFTAVQVSGQDATGTWYRIVYSESPSGSGWVRAEYVQVNASTEIPVILPSTGSGSGMSGLVIQRINIRSGAGANFESLGFLEQNDVVLVTGRDASGLWLQIEFSDSPDGIGWASAEFLQVEDIESLPVIGDTVETGNTEIETPQSVNIPAAADGDSKQEPLAKVVFVPGGIRTLQLESDLSAPEGDFEDWIEFSSSGMGVVIQLSCSSGVLQVELQETGSVLETFIISCGSSQFLSTISDKSYLLRLTLPPADGFQVLHYRLKIKANQ encoded by the coding sequence TTGGATACAATAGATTTCGTGCGCCGGCAAATCCTGTTTCTGATTCCCCTGCTTCTCGTACTCACAGGCTGTGACGTCAACGCGGTCAGTGACCCGATCTCCACTGCCACGCCGGAGTTCGTGACTGCCACCCTGCCGCCAACCGCCATTCCCCAACCGACAAGTACGCCCGTCCCCCCTTCGCCCGCGCCGACTGTTCCACCAATTGAAGGAACGACCACCACGCAGGTCAATGTGCGCGAGGAGACCAGCACCACAAGCGAAAATCTGGGTGTTATTCCGCAATTTACAGCGGTACAGGTCAGTGGACAGGATGCAACCGGAACATGGTACAGAATCGTCTATTCAGAGTCTCCGTCAGGAAGTGGCTGGGTGCGGGCGGAGTACGTGCAGGTCAATGCATCAACGGAGATCCCAGTCATTTTGCCGTCAACAGGCAGCGGGTCCGGCATGAGCGGGCTTGTAATCCAGCGAATAAATATCCGAAGCGGTGCAGGGGCAAATTTCGAATCGCTCGGGTTTCTGGAGCAAAATGACGTGGTGCTCGTGACGGGCAGGGATGCAAGCGGCTTATGGCTACAGATCGAATTTTCCGATTCCCCCGATGGAATAGGTTGGGCTTCCGCTGAATTTTTGCAGGTGGAGGATATTGAAAGCCTGCCGGTGATTGGTGACACTGTGGAAACAGGGAATACAGAAATCGAAACACCGCAGTCAGTTAACATTCCCGCCGCCGCAGATGGCGACTCTAAACAAGAGCCGTTGGCAAAGGTGGTGTTCGTGCCGGGCGGAATCCGTACCTTACAATTGGAAAGCGATCTTTCCGCACCCGAAGGCGACTTTGAGGATTGGATCGAGTTTTCATCGTCCGGCATGGGTGTCGTCATCCAATTATCATGTTCAAGCGGCGTATTGCAAGTAGAATTACAGGAAACCGGCAGCGTGCTGGAGACATTCATCATCTCCTGCGGAAGTTCGCAATTCCTGAGCACGATATCGGATAAAAGTTATCTATTAAGATTGACACTTCCTCCCGCAGATGGATTTCAAGTTTTACATTATCGTTTAAAGATCAAAGCCAATCAGTAA
- a CDS encoding PrsW family intramembrane metalloprotease: MALLVSIFFGFVPMFLYAAFIYWLDRYEKEPKALLGAAFMWGVIIAAGGAFIINTVFGIGIYVVTGSEALTNLGTASVVAPVVEEILKGMAVAVVFLMFRKEFDSILDGIIYGGIAGLGFAAAENTLYIYRNGYLEGGWEGLFALVIVRVILVGWMHAFFTAFTGIGFAIARLNKNIFIKIIAPIAGLAVAIFTHAFHNTIGNFFYGLSGLGVTIFFDVIGYALMFGFIIWMIVHERNIVKRQLVEEVSTGLITQAQYQKALSPWTLTVAGLSGRATSRFYHSLGELAHKKEQLLKHGDEKGNTAIIETLRRELAVLAPQVN, encoded by the coding sequence ATGGCGTTGCTCGTTTCGATCTTTTTCGGTTTTGTTCCCATGTTCCTATATGCCGCGTTCATCTACTGGCTGGACCGCTACGAAAAGGAACCCAAGGCGCTGCTCGGCGCGGCGTTCATGTGGGGCGTGATCATCGCCGCAGGCGGCGCATTTATCATCAACACGGTCTTCGGCATCGGCATCTATGTTGTGACAGGCTCCGAGGCGCTCACCAACCTCGGTACGGCATCTGTGGTTGCGCCGGTGGTGGAGGAAATTCTCAAGGGCATGGCAGTTGCCGTCGTGTTTCTGATGTTCCGCAAAGAATTCGATTCCATCCTTGACGGCATCATCTATGGCGGTATTGCCGGGCTGGGATTCGCCGCCGCTGAAAACACGCTCTACATTTATCGAAACGGCTATCTCGAGGGCGGCTGGGAAGGTCTGTTCGCGCTGGTCATCGTGCGCGTCATCCTCGTCGGCTGGATGCACGCCTTCTTTACCGCTTTCACCGGCATCGGTTTTGCCATCGCGCGCTTGAACAAAAATATTTTCATCAAGATCATCGCGCCCATTGCAGGTCTTGCCGTGGCGATCTTCACCCATGCCTTCCACAACACCATCGGCAATTTCTTCTACGGACTCAGCGGGTTGGGTGTCACCATTTTCTTTGACGTCATCGGCTACGCCCTCATGTTCGGCTTCATCATCTGGATGATCGTCCATGAACGCAACATTGTCAAACGCCAACTGGTCGAGGAAGTTTCCACAGGCTTGATCACGCAGGCGCAATACCAAAAGGCACTTTCCCCCTGGACCCTGACCGTGGCTGGCTTGAGCGGAAGGGCGACCTCCCGCTTCTATCATTCGCTCGGCGAACTGGCGCACAAGAAGGAACAATTACTTAAACACGGCGACGAAAAGGGCAATACCGCCATCATCGAAACGCTCCGCAGGGAATTGGCGGTACTGGCTCCACAGGTAAATTAA
- a CDS encoding TIGR03936 family radical SAM-associated protein — protein sequence MRARITFTKQGPLRYIGHLDLHRLWERAMRRADLPITYSQGFHPQPKISLAAALPLGFSSRGEVLDVRLNEELPVEEITSRLRESLPPDIAIVNVTSVDEREPALQTQVLSAAYDVHLTEAIDGPELTRRVEEIMMSESILRERRGKPYDLRPLIEMMSVISDADGKVWLKMTLAAREGATGRPEEVLSALEIEPDTARVERTRLIFQE from the coding sequence ATGAGGGCAAGGATCACCTTCACGAAGCAGGGACCATTAAGATACATCGGTCATCTTGACCTGCACCGTCTTTGGGAACGCGCCATGCGCCGCGCAGACCTGCCCATCACTTATTCGCAGGGATTCCACCCGCAGCCGAAGATCAGTCTCGCCGCCGCCCTGCCGCTGGGATTCTCCTCCCGCGGCGAAGTGCTGGATGTGCGCCTGAACGAGGAGCTTCCCGTCGAGGAGATCACCAGCCGCTTGCGGGAGTCGCTTCCGCCGGATATTGCAATCGTCAATGTGACAAGCGTAGACGAACGCGAACCCGCCCTGCAAACGCAGGTGCTTTCGGCGGCGTATGATGTCCATTTGACGGAAGCAATTGACGGGCCGGAGTTGACGCGCAGGGTTGAGGAGATCATGATGTCCGAATCCATCCTGCGGGAACGTCGCGGAAAACCCTATGACCTGCGTCCATTGATCGAGATGATGAGCGTTATTTCGGACGCGGATGGCAAGGTATGGCTGAAAATGACACTTGCCGCGCGGGAAGGCGCAACGGGCCGCCCTGAAGAAGTCTTGTCAGCTTTGGAGATCGAACCGGATACGGCGCGAGTGGAAAGAACGCGCTTGATTTTTCAGGAATAA